In Janibacter cremeus, a genomic segment contains:
- a CDS encoding DUF6350 family protein, with translation MTVLELIRSATTVDDGLHRRPEVRAAGTGALTALAGLLAPLVLVLLAALAVPRAAAGVGESIGAGALLWLVLGGARLALDGGTVAFTPLVWTLALLVLARYGARRGLPEVPGLRLQGSWLGGYAAVGVIAALLGLLAPAGPEVLSLILPLVVLPAVALAWAHGLPDRVLAVWGRAPVALHRGLVPGAKGALVTVAVGSVLVLVAVGVNIARVMQVHADLGAGFFGGLLLVLLQVGLLPNLGIWGASFAAGPGFAIGGASTTWAAADSGLLPMVPVLAAQPQPGDLHWATHLLVLLPLLVGAWLGRETLVWVPRLAATQTKLAVIAVSVGVAALGVVALDLLGGASLGAEHLAHLGAPTPWLGLALVLELGLGALAVFAREWWVLRR, from the coding sequence GTGACCGTGCTGGAGCTCATCAGGTCCGCGACGACCGTCGACGACGGCCTCCACCGGCGCCCCGAGGTGCGGGCGGCCGGGACGGGAGCGCTGACGGCCCTCGCGGGGCTGCTCGCACCCCTGGTGCTCGTCCTGCTCGCGGCGCTGGCCGTCCCCCGTGCCGCTGCCGGGGTGGGGGAGTCGATCGGCGCCGGCGCGCTCCTCTGGCTCGTGCTCGGCGGGGCCCGGCTCGCCCTCGACGGGGGCACCGTGGCGTTCACTCCGCTGGTGTGGACACTCGCCCTGCTCGTGCTGGCCAGGTATGGCGCGCGTCGTGGCCTGCCGGAGGTGCCGGGCCTGCGTCTGCAGGGGTCCTGGCTCGGCGGCTACGCCGCAGTCGGCGTGATCGCGGCCCTGCTCGGCCTGCTCGCGCCGGCCGGACCGGAGGTGCTCTCCCTCATCCTCCCATTGGTCGTGCTCCCGGCGGTGGCCCTGGCCTGGGCGCACGGGCTGCCCGACCGCGTCCTCGCCGTGTGGGGGAGGGCCCCCGTCGCGTTGCACCGGGGCCTCGTCCCCGGGGCGAAGGGAGCGCTGGTCACCGTCGCGGTCGGTTCCGTGCTCGTGCTCGTGGCCGTCGGGGTCAACATCGCCCGCGTGATGCAGGTTCACGCCGACCTCGGAGCCGGTTTCTTCGGTGGGTTGCTGCTGGTGCTGCTGCAGGTGGGTCTGCTGCCGAACCTGGGGATCTGGGGTGCCTCCTTCGCCGCCGGGCCGGGTTTCGCGATCGGTGGAGCCAGCACGACATGGGCCGCTGCGGACTCGGGGTTGCTGCCGATGGTCCCGGTGCTCGCGGCGCAGCCGCAGCCGGGGGACCTGCACTGGGCCACCCACCTGCTCGTCCTGCTGCCGTTGCTCGTCGGCGCGTGGCTGGGGCGCGAGACGCTCGTCTGGGTGCCTCGGCTCGCCGCGACCCAGACCAAGCTCGCGGTGATCGCCGTCTCCGTCGGGGTCGCTGCCCTGGGCGTCGTCGCGCTCGACCTGCTCGGCGGCGCCTCCTTGGGGGCCGAGCACCTCGCCCACCTCGGCGCGCCGACCCCGTGGCTCGGCCTCGCGCTCGTCCTCGAGCTCGGCCTGGGTGCACTCGCGGTCTTCGCCCGCGAGTGGTGGGTCCTGCGCCGCTGA
- a CDS encoding riboflavin synthase: MFTGIIEELGEVIAIEAGTDSSRITVRGDVTTSDPAHGASIAVNGACLTVTDTEAKGDEVTFDVMAESLRRTGLGDLAVGDAVNLERAMVLGARLDGHLVQGHVDGTATILQRRPGDRWEEVRLSLDPQLAPFVVEKGSICVDGVSLTLSAIGEDYLEIALIPTTLDLTTLGRKGVGDRVNIEVDVLGKYVNRMLALSPGENR, translated from the coding sequence ATGTTCACCGGGATCATCGAGGAGCTCGGGGAGGTGATCGCCATCGAGGCGGGCACCGACTCCAGCCGGATCACCGTGCGCGGCGACGTCACCACGAGCGACCCCGCCCACGGGGCCTCGATCGCCGTCAACGGCGCCTGCCTCACCGTCACAGACACGGAGGCGAAGGGGGATGAAGTCACCTTCGACGTCATGGCCGAGAGCCTGCGTCGTACCGGACTCGGTGACCTCGCCGTGGGTGACGCCGTCAACCTCGAGCGGGCGATGGTCCTGGGCGCACGCCTGGACGGGCACCTCGTCCAGGGGCACGTGGACGGCACCGCCACCATCCTTCAGCGCCGCCCCGGCGACCGCTGGGAAGAGGTACGCCTCTCCCTCGACCCGCAGCTGGCCCCCTTCGTGGTGGAGAAGGGCTCGATCTGCGTCGACGGCGTGAGCCTCACGCTCTCCGCGATCGGCGAGGACTACCTCGAGATCGCCCTGATCCCCACCACGCTCGACCTGACCACGTTGGGCCGCAAGGGAGTCGGCGACCGGGTCAACATCGAGGTCGATGTGCTCGGCAAATACGTCAACCGCATGCTCGCACTCAGCCCGGGGGAGAACCGATGA
- a CDS encoding RNA polymerase sigma factor: MKGGKVSAAAEFDEFYRASAQRVVHVVYASTGDLELAKDSTQEAFARAWQRWDQVSAADEPLAWVRTVARRIAISAWRKDTNRTKAMERHGEPGGPAAPSEDRVAVVAALRTLGPELRETLALHYLADMSVDEISWQTGSPPGTIKARLHRGRAQLAMAMTAPESEGGPDDQA, encoded by the coding sequence ATGAAGGGAGGGAAGGTGTCGGCGGCGGCCGAGTTCGACGAGTTCTACCGAGCCTCCGCGCAGCGAGTCGTGCACGTCGTCTACGCGTCCACGGGTGACCTCGAGCTGGCCAAGGACAGCACGCAGGAGGCCTTCGCCCGGGCGTGGCAACGGTGGGACCAGGTCAGTGCGGCCGATGAGCCACTGGCGTGGGTGCGCACCGTCGCGCGGCGCATCGCCATCTCCGCGTGGCGCAAGGACACCAACCGGACGAAGGCGATGGAACGACACGGCGAACCGGGCGGCCCCGCCGCCCCGAGCGAGGACCGCGTGGCCGTGGTTGCCGCGCTGCGCACCCTGGGGCCGGAGCTGCGCGAGACCTTGGCCCTGCACTACCTGGCGGACATGTCCGTCGACGAGATCTCCTGGCAGACGGGTTCCCCGCCGGGAACGATCAAGGCGAGGCTGCATCGCGGCCGTGCCCAGCTGGCCATGGCCATGACCGCACCCGAGTCCGAAGGAGGTCCCGATGACCAGGCATGA
- the purH gene encoding bifunctional phosphoribosylaminoimidazolecarboxamide formyltransferase/IMP cyclohydrolase, producing the protein MSDPRPVRRALVSVFDKSGLEDLVAGLVDAGVELVSTGGSAALIEKLGLPVTKVEDLTGFPECLDGRVKTLHPRVHAGILADTRLSDHVRQLEELQVAPFDLVVVNLYPFADTVASGAGVQDCIEKIDIGGPTMVRAAAKNHASVAIVTDPDSYGSVLTSVRGGGFTLEQRQRLAAEAFAHTARYDVAVADWMAGAVADTGDGTGFDAQIGGTWTREQTLRYGENPHQRAALYVADGVAGLARAEQLHGKAMSYNNYVDADAALRAAHDHGDQPTVAIIKHANPCGIAVGGSIEAAYERAQACDPISAYGGIVASNRPITAAMATALNDTFSEVVLAPDFDTDALEILKEKKNRRLLTVATPTPGGVEVRPISGGVLVQDRDTIDAVVEATNEEKPTQGHGDDPARWALVAGEAADQRTLADLAFAWRAVRATKSNAILLARDGGSVGIGMGQVNRIDSCHLAIGRAGEDRAKGAAAASDAFFPFADGLQVLLDAGVSAVVAPGGSVRDDEVVEAAEAAGITMYFTGTRHFAH; encoded by the coding sequence GTGTCCGATCCCCGCCCCGTCCGCCGCGCCCTCGTCTCGGTCTTCGACAAGTCCGGCCTGGAGGACCTCGTCGCCGGCCTCGTCGACGCCGGTGTCGAGCTGGTCTCCACCGGTGGCTCAGCCGCACTGATCGAGAAGCTCGGCCTGCCCGTGACCAAGGTCGAGGACCTCACCGGGTTCCCCGAGTGCCTCGACGGCCGCGTGAAGACCTTGCACCCGCGGGTCCACGCCGGGATCCTCGCCGACACCCGTCTGAGTGACCACGTCCGCCAGCTCGAGGAGCTGCAGGTCGCACCCTTTGATCTCGTCGTCGTCAACCTCTACCCCTTCGCCGACACCGTGGCCTCCGGTGCTGGCGTCCAGGACTGCATCGAGAAGATCGACATCGGTGGCCCCACGATGGTGCGCGCCGCGGCGAAGAACCACGCGTCCGTCGCGATCGTGACCGACCCGGACAGCTACGGCAGTGTCCTGACGTCCGTCCGCGGTGGCGGCTTCACCCTCGAGCAGCGCCAGCGACTCGCGGCCGAGGCCTTCGCCCACACGGCCCGGTATGACGTGGCGGTCGCCGACTGGATGGCCGGCGCGGTCGCCGACACCGGCGACGGCACCGGCTTCGACGCGCAGATCGGTGGCACCTGGACCCGTGAGCAGACGCTGCGCTACGGCGAGAACCCGCACCAGCGTGCGGCCCTCTACGTCGCCGACGGTGTCGCGGGACTTGCCCGGGCCGAGCAGCTGCACGGCAAGGCGATGTCGTACAACAACTACGTCGACGCCGACGCCGCGCTGCGGGCCGCGCACGATCACGGTGACCAGCCGACGGTCGCGATCATCAAGCACGCCAACCCGTGCGGCATCGCCGTCGGCGGGAGCATCGAGGCCGCCTACGAGCGCGCCCAGGCCTGTGACCCGATCTCGGCATACGGCGGCATCGTCGCGAGCAACCGCCCGATCACCGCGGCGATGGCGACTGCACTCAACGACACCTTCTCCGAGGTCGTCCTCGCCCCGGACTTCGACACCGACGCGCTGGAGATCCTGAAGGAGAAGAAGAACCGTCGTCTGCTCACGGTCGCCACGCCGACACCGGGGGGAGTCGAGGTGCGTCCCATCTCTGGTGGAGTCCTCGTCCAGGACCGCGACACGATCGACGCGGTCGTCGAGGCGACGAACGAGGAGAAGCCGACCCAGGGGCATGGTGATGACCCGGCCCGGTGGGCCCTGGTGGCCGGTGAGGCCGCCGACCAGAGGACCCTCGCCGACCTCGCGTTCGCCTGGCGCGCGGTGCGGGCCACGAAGTCCAACGCCATCCTCCTGGCCAGAGACGGCGGCTCCGTCGGCATCGGCATGGGCCAGGTCAACCGCATCGACTCCTGCCACCTCGCGATCGGGCGCGCGGGTGAGGACCGGGCGAAGGGGGCCGCCGCAGCGTCCGACGCGTTCTTCCCCTTCGCGGACGGTCTGCAGGTCCTGCTCGACGCCGGGGTCTCCGCGGTCGTCGCCCCCGGTGGATCGGTGCGTGACGACGAGGTCGTCGAGGCGGCGGAGGCCGCCGGGATCACGATGTACTTCACCGGTACGCGGCACTTCGCCCACTGA
- the ribD gene encoding bifunctional diaminohydroxyphosphoribosylaminopyrimidine deaminase/5-amino-6-(5-phosphoribosylamino)uracil reductase RibD — protein MSQPVGQAAEVDVAMSRAVALAGRALGRTSPNPVVGCVVLDAAGRVVGEGLHEAAGGPHAEVNALRAAGESARGGTAVVTLEPCRHTGRTGPCTRALIAAGITRVVIAVPDPTAVAGGGAQELRDAGVEVLVGTGREAAAHVNRAWLHSMAHGRPFVTWKLAATLDGRTAAADGTSRWITGAQARAEVHRLRARCDAVLVGAGTLRADDPHLAARDVADVVQPVRVVLDSTAGIPLTARVLDEAAPTLVVVADGAAADHLVAAGIDVVAVPRAGAGLDLAAVLAALHERGIRSVLLEGGAHLAGSFVAADLVDEVVAHIAAALLGSGRPVLQDAGITTITEALRLTTTDVARLGDDVAITATVRRDS, from the coding sequence ATGAGCCAGCCGGTCGGCCAGGCAGCCGAGGTCGATGTCGCCATGTCGCGAGCCGTCGCGCTGGCTGGCCGTGCCCTGGGCCGGACCAGCCCCAACCCCGTCGTCGGGTGCGTCGTCCTCGACGCCGCCGGCCGGGTCGTCGGCGAGGGCCTCCACGAAGCCGCCGGTGGGCCGCACGCCGAGGTCAACGCGCTGCGTGCGGCGGGGGAGTCGGCCCGGGGAGGTACCGCGGTCGTCACCCTCGAGCCGTGCCGGCACACCGGACGCACCGGTCCGTGCACCCGGGCGCTGATCGCCGCCGGGATCACCCGCGTCGTGATCGCCGTGCCCGACCCCACCGCGGTGGCCGGGGGAGGAGCGCAGGAGCTGCGCGACGCGGGGGTGGAGGTGCTCGTCGGCACCGGCCGTGAGGCGGCCGCGCACGTCAACCGCGCCTGGCTGCACTCCATGGCGCACGGCCGCCCCTTCGTCACCTGGAAGCTCGCCGCCACGCTTGACGGGCGCACTGCCGCCGCGGACGGCACCAGCCGGTGGATCACCGGTGCGCAGGCCCGCGCAGAGGTCCACCGGCTGCGTGCCCGGTGCGACGCGGTCCTCGTGGGGGCCGGGACGCTGCGCGCCGACGACCCGCACCTGGCCGCACGCGATGTCGCCGACGTCGTCCAGCCGGTGCGCGTCGTCCTCGACTCCACCGCCGGGATCCCCCTGACCGCACGGGTCCTCGACGAGGCTGCACCGACCCTCGTCGTCGTCGCCGACGGCGCGGCCGCCGACCACCTGGTCGCCGCAGGCATCGACGTCGTGGCCGTCCCGCGCGCGGGCGCCGGGCTCGACCTGGCAGCGGTCCTGGCTGCCCTGCACGAGCGGGGCATCCGCTCCGTCCTCCTCGAGGGCGGTGCCCACCTTGCGGGCTCCTTCGTCGCGGCCGACCTCGTCGACGAGGTCGTCGCCCACATCGCTGCGGCCCTGCTCGGCAGCGGCCGCCCCGTCCTGCAGGACGCGGGCATCACCACCATCACCGAGGCGTTGCGCCTGACCACCACGGACGTCGCCCGCCTCGGCGACGACGTCGCCATCACCGCCACCGTCAGAAGGGACAGCTGA
- the ribH gene encoding 6,7-dimethyl-8-ribityllumazine synthase yields the protein MSGHGAPSIDITDAGDLKVVIVASSWHTVIMDGLVAGAQRALGDAGITAEVVRVPGSFELPVVASALAGAHDAVVALGVVIRGGTPHFDYVCAAATDGLSRVAVDTRTPIGFGLLTCDDEAQALARAGLPDSTEDKGREAAEAAVATALLLRRP from the coding sequence ATGAGCGGGCACGGAGCGCCGAGCATCGACATCACCGACGCGGGGGACCTGAAGGTCGTCATCGTCGCCTCCAGCTGGCACACCGTCATCATGGACGGCCTCGTCGCGGGGGCACAGAGGGCCCTCGGCGACGCAGGGATCACGGCCGAGGTCGTGCGTGTGCCGGGCAGCTTCGAGCTGCCGGTCGTGGCATCGGCGTTGGCCGGGGCCCACGACGCGGTCGTCGCCCTGGGCGTGGTGATCCGTGGCGGCACGCCGCACTTCGACTACGTGTGCGCCGCCGCGACCGACGGCCTCTCGCGGGTCGCGGTCGACACCCGCACGCCGATCGGTTTCGGCCTGCTCACCTGTGACGACGAGGCCCAGGCGCTCGCCCGCGCGGGCCTGCCCGACTCGACCGAGGACAAGGGTCGCGAGGCCGCCGAGGCGGCCGTGGCGACGGCCCTGCTGCTGCGCCGCCCCTGA
- a CDS encoding esterase/lipase family protein encodes MALQKASENADASSEAAPAPPSLRSGVCQQLRAMATLQAAAFAAVEVVWASTHISLYPFGARRPRRGPVGQGYRIEHLSPLQRGMFVSGVTELGTPILLLHGLADNHSIFALLRRGLLRRGFSQIFAMNYSARTKDVRTLAVQLAEEIEAIAQETGYERIHVVAHSLGGVIGRYYVTRLGGDERVHTLVTLGAPHTGTLLAHVAPTPLARQLRPASPLMRELNQPAPGCRTRVVAFWSDTDEAVVPAVNASLEQEGVATTNVRLRGVGHISLPILPSVVHRIARSLTQLDSGGDPTASVTHLALST; translated from the coding sequence ATGGCTCTGCAGAAGGCATCTGAGAACGCCGACGCGAGCAGCGAAGCGGCACCGGCGCCGCCCTCGCTGCGCAGTGGCGTGTGCCAGCAGCTGAGAGCAATGGCCACGCTCCAGGCGGCGGCCTTCGCCGCGGTCGAGGTCGTATGGGCGTCGACCCACATCTCGCTCTACCCCTTCGGCGCACGCCGGCCGCGCCGAGGGCCGGTTGGTCAGGGCTACCGCATCGAGCACCTCTCGCCCCTGCAGCGCGGGATGTTCGTCTCCGGGGTCACCGAGCTGGGGACGCCGATCCTGCTGCTGCACGGCCTGGCTGACAACCACTCGATCTTCGCGCTGCTGCGCCGGGGTCTGCTGCGTCGCGGGTTCTCCCAGATCTTCGCGATGAACTACTCGGCCCGCACCAAGGACGTGCGCACCCTCGCCGTCCAGCTGGCCGAGGAGATCGAGGCGATCGCCCAGGAGACCGGGTACGAGCGGATCCACGTGGTGGCGCACAGCCTCGGCGGCGTGATCGGCCGCTACTACGTCACCCGGCTCGGCGGTGACGAGCGCGTGCACACTCTCGTCACGCTGGGCGCTCCCCACACCGGGACGCTCCTGGCCCACGTCGCCCCGACCCCGCTGGCACGTCAGCTGAGACCCGCCAGCCCGCTGATGCGGGAGCTGAACCAACCGGCCCCGGGGTGCCGCACCCGCGTGGTCGCCTTCTGGTCCGACACCGATGAGGCGGTCGTGCCGGCCGTCAACGCGTCCTTGGAGCAGGAGGGCGTCGCGACGACGAACGTCCGGCTGCGCGGCGTGGGACACATCTCGCTACCCATCCTGCCGAGCGTCGTCCACCGCATCGCCCGCAGCCTGACCCAGCTCGACAGCGGCGGCGACCCCACCGCGTCGGTGACGCACCTCGCCCTCTCGACCTGA
- a CDS encoding bifunctional 3,4-dihydroxy-2-butanone-4-phosphate synthase/GTP cyclohydrolase II gives MTRRDDLLDDIEIAIEAIAAGRPVLVVDDADRENEGDIIFAADAATPELMALTVRLGSGVICVSMTGEELDRLALPPMTAINEDAKGTAYSVSVDAAQGVTTGISAADRARTAQLLADPATVRGDLARPGHVFPLRARNGGVLVRRGHTEAALDLCRLGGRAPAGVICEVVEEDGSMSRLPSLRRLADERGWPLVSIADLVEHRRRTEALIEPVVTTRLPTTNGEFIAHGFRSGIDGSEHIALVHGDITTGTPLVRVHSECLTGDVFGSRRCDCGPQLEAAQRAIVDAGAGVIVYVRGHEGRGIGLIDKLRAYAAQDAGADTVDANSDLGLPVDARDYTHAAQVLRELGVTRLQLLSNNPAKVEALRTLGVEVAGRTPLPAGITDDNLRYLRTKRDRMGHDLPWLPADTQDRSTT, from the coding sequence ATGACCCGACGTGATGACCTGCTCGACGACATCGAGATCGCGATCGAGGCGATCGCCGCGGGCCGTCCGGTGCTCGTCGTCGATGACGCGGACCGGGAGAACGAGGGCGACATCATCTTCGCCGCCGACGCCGCGACCCCCGAGCTCATGGCTCTGACCGTGCGCCTGGGCAGCGGAGTGATCTGCGTGTCGATGACCGGCGAGGAGCTCGACCGGCTCGCACTGCCGCCGATGACCGCGATCAACGAGGACGCCAAGGGCACCGCCTACTCCGTCTCCGTAGATGCCGCCCAGGGCGTGACCACGGGCATCAGTGCCGCCGACCGGGCCCGGACCGCGCAGCTGCTCGCCGACCCGGCCACGGTGCGCGGTGACCTGGCCCGGCCGGGCCACGTCTTCCCCCTTCGTGCCCGCAACGGTGGCGTGCTCGTGCGGCGCGGCCACACCGAGGCCGCGCTCGACCTGTGCCGCCTCGGTGGCCGGGCGCCCGCCGGCGTGATCTGCGAGGTCGTCGAGGAGGACGGCTCCATGTCCCGCCTTCCCTCCCTGCGTCGCCTCGCCGACGAGCGTGGCTGGCCGCTGGTCAGCATCGCCGACCTCGTCGAGCACCGCCGTCGCACCGAGGCACTCATCGAGCCGGTCGTGACGACCCGGCTGCCCACGACCAACGGCGAGTTCATCGCGCACGGCTTCCGCTCCGGGATCGACGGCAGCGAGCACATCGCGCTCGTCCACGGCGACATCACGACCGGGACCCCGCTGGTGCGCGTGCACAGCGAGTGCCTCACCGGGGACGTCTTCGGCTCCCGCAGGTGCGACTGCGGGCCCCAGCTCGAGGCCGCCCAGCGAGCCATCGTCGATGCCGGCGCCGGGGTGATCGTCTACGTCCGCGGCCACGAGGGACGGGGCATCGGCCTCATCGACAAGCTACGCGCGTACGCCGCGCAGGACGCGGGTGCCGACACCGTCGACGCCAACTCCGACCTGGGGCTGCCGGTCGACGCCCGCGACTACACCCATGCCGCGCAGGTCCTGCGCGAGCTGGGGGTCACCCGCCTGCAGCTGCTGAGCAACAACCCGGCCAAGGTCGAGGCACTGCGCACCCTCGGCGTCGAGGTCGCCGGCCGGACACCACTGCCGGCAGGGATCACCGATGACAACCTGCGCTACCTGCGCACCAAGCGGGACCGGATGGGCCACGACCTGCCGTGGCTGCCGGCCGACACCCAGGACAGGAGCACGACATGA
- the sucC gene encoding ADP-forming succinate--CoA ligase subunit beta — MDLFEYQARDVFEKHGVPVLAGAVATTPHQARAAAETIGVQSGGVTVVKAQVKTGGRGKAGGVKVAKTADEAEAHAEAILGMDIKGHTVHQVMIAQGAQIAEEYYFSILLDRANRTYLAMCSVEGGVEIEQLAVERPEALARIAVDPNVGIDDAKAKEIVEAAGFEAADQPKVAEAIKKLWVVYRDEDATLVEVNPLVKTEQGEIIALDGKVTLDGNADFRQPDHAALEDSAAADPLEAKAKGLGLNYVKLDGNVGIIGNGAGLVMSTLDVVAYAGEDHTGGKAKPANFLDIGGGASAEVMANGLDVILGDEQVNSVFVNVFGGITACDAVADGIVGALKTLGDEASKPLVVRLDGNNVEEGRRILAEFNHPLVSIEDTMDGAARQAAELAAKTELA, encoded by the coding sequence GTGGATCTCTTCGAGTACCAAGCACGCGACGTGTTCGAGAAGCACGGCGTCCCGGTTCTTGCCGGCGCCGTTGCCACCACCCCGCACCAGGCGCGGGCCGCCGCCGAGACCATCGGCGTCCAGAGCGGCGGCGTCACCGTGGTCAAGGCCCAGGTCAAGACCGGAGGCCGTGGCAAGGCCGGCGGCGTCAAGGTCGCCAAGACCGCCGACGAGGCCGAGGCGCACGCCGAGGCCATCCTGGGCATGGACATCAAGGGCCACACGGTCCACCAGGTGATGATCGCCCAGGGCGCGCAGATCGCCGAGGAGTACTACTTCTCGATCCTGCTCGACCGGGCCAACCGGACCTACCTGGCCATGTGCTCCGTCGAGGGCGGCGTGGAGATCGAGCAGCTCGCCGTGGAGCGGCCCGAGGCGCTCGCGCGCATCGCGGTCGACCCCAACGTCGGCATCGACGACGCCAAGGCGAAGGAGATCGTCGAGGCGGCCGGCTTCGAGGCCGCCGACCAGCCGAAGGTCGCCGAGGCGATCAAGAAGCTCTGGGTCGTCTACCGCGACGAGGACGCCACCCTGGTCGAGGTCAACCCGCTGGTGAAGACCGAGCAGGGCGAGATCATCGCCCTCGACGGCAAGGTCACCCTCGACGGCAACGCCGACTTCCGCCAGCCCGACCACGCTGCCCTCGAGGACTCGGCCGCGGCCGACCCGCTCGAGGCCAAGGCCAAGGGTCTGGGACTGAACTACGTCAAGCTCGACGGCAACGTCGGCATCATCGGCAACGGCGCCGGCCTGGTCATGAGCACCCTGGACGTCGTCGCCTACGCGGGTGAGGACCACACCGGGGGCAAGGCCAAGCCGGCCAACTTCCTCGACATCGGTGGCGGCGCCTCGGCCGAGGTCATGGCCAACGGCCTGGACGTCATCCTGGGCGACGAGCAGGTCAACTCCGTCTTCGTCAACGTCTTCGGCGGCATCACTGCCTGCGACGCAGTGGCGGACGGCATCGTCGGCGCCCTGAAGACCCTGGGCGACGAGGCCAGCAAGCCCCTCGTCGTCCGCCTCGACGGCAACAACGTCGAGGAGGGTCGCCGCATCCTCGCCGAGTTCAACCACCCGCTGGTGTCCATCGAGGACACCATGGACGGCGCTGCCCGTCAGGCGGCCGAGCTGGCCGCGAAGACCGAGCTTGCTTAA
- the sucD gene encoding succinate--CoA ligase subunit alpha, with amino-acid sequence MAIFLTADSKVIVQGMTGSEGMKHTTLMLAAGTNVVGGVNPKKAGQSVDFPDGQSVPVFGSVADAMKETGADVSVIFVPPAFAKSAVVEAIDAEIGLAVVITEGIAVKDSAEFYNYSKGKATRIIGPNCPGLISPGQSNAGIIPASIAGAGRIGLVSKSGTLTYQMMYELREFGFSTGVGIGGDPVIGTTHIDCLEAFENDPETDAIVMIGEIGGDAEERAAAYIKDNVTKPVVGYVAGFTAPEGKTMGHAGAIVSGSSGTAAAKKEALEAAGVKVGKTPSATADLMREIMQGLSK; translated from the coding sequence ATGGCAATCTTCCTCACCGCTGACTCCAAGGTCATCGTCCAGGGCATGACCGGCTCCGAGGGCATGAAGCACACCACGCTCATGCTCGCCGCCGGCACCAACGTCGTGGGCGGCGTCAACCCCAAGAAGGCCGGCCAGAGCGTCGACTTCCCCGACGGCCAGTCCGTGCCCGTCTTCGGCTCCGTCGCCGACGCGATGAAGGAGACCGGCGCCGACGTGTCGGTCATCTTCGTGCCGCCGGCCTTCGCCAAGTCCGCCGTCGTCGAGGCGATCGACGCGGAGATCGGGCTCGCCGTCGTCATCACCGAGGGCATCGCGGTCAAGGACTCCGCGGAGTTCTACAACTACAGCAAGGGCAAGGCGACCCGGATCATCGGGCCGAACTGCCCCGGTCTGATCAGCCCCGGGCAGTCCAATGCCGGCATCATCCCGGCCAGCATCGCCGGTGCGGGCCGCATCGGTCTGGTGTCGAAGTCCGGCACGCTGACCTACCAGATGATGTACGAGCTGCGTGAGTTCGGCTTCTCCACGGGCGTCGGCATCGGCGGCGACCCGGTCATCGGGACCACGCACATCGACTGCCTCGAGGCCTTCGAGAACGACCCCGAGACCGACGCGATCGTCATGATCGGCGAGATCGGTGGCGACGCCGAGGAGCGTGCGGCGGCCTACATCAAGGACAACGTGACCAAGCCCGTCGTCGGGTACGTCGCGGGCTTCACCGCTCCCGAGGGCAAGACGATGGGCCACGCCGGCGCCATCGTCTCCGGCTCCTCCGGAACGGCTGCCGCCAAGAAGGAGGCCCTCGAGGCCGCCGGCGTCAAGGTCGGCAAGACGCCGTCCGCGACCGCTGACCTCATGCGCGAGATCATGCAGGGCCTGAGCAAGTAG
- the purN gene encoding phosphoribosylglycinamide formyltransferase → MRRPLRLLVLVSGSGSLLQALLDAQAAGALPVEVVAVGADRAGCAGLERAEAAGVPTFVEAVCAHADRTAWDAALAERVREHTPDLVVTAGFMKILGPATLGSATFLNTHPALLPSFPGAHGVRDALAHGVRVTGSTAHLVDAGVDTGPIIEQRVVEITDEDTQESLHERIKVVEREMLVDVVTAMATGGWRVEGRRCLVG, encoded by the coding sequence GTGCGCCGCCCCCTTCGCCTCCTCGTCCTCGTCTCCGGATCCGGCTCGCTGCTGCAGGCCCTGCTCGACGCGCAGGCGGCCGGCGCGCTCCCGGTGGAGGTCGTTGCCGTCGGTGCCGATCGGGCGGGCTGCGCGGGCCTCGAGCGGGCCGAGGCCGCCGGCGTCCCGACCTTCGTCGAAGCGGTCTGTGCCCACGCCGACCGGACCGCGTGGGATGCGGCACTGGCCGAGCGAGTGCGCGAGCACACCCCCGACCTGGTCGTCACTGCGGGGTTCATGAAGATCCTGGGCCCGGCCACGCTCGGGTCCGCGACCTTCCTCAACACCCACCCGGCGCTGCTGCCCTCCTTCCCGGGCGCTCACGGGGTACGTGACGCCCTCGCCCACGGCGTGCGCGTCACCGGCTCGACCGCCCATCTCGTCGACGCGGGCGTCGACACCGGTCCGATCATCGAGCAGCGCGTCGTCGAGATCACCGACGAGGACACGCAGGAGTCGCTCCACGAGAGGATCAAGGTCGTCGAGCGCGAGATGCTCGTCGACGTCGTCACGGCCATGGCCACCGGTGGGTGGCGGGTCGAGGGCCGTCGCTGCCTCGTCGGCTGA